Proteins encoded within one genomic window of Dictyoglomus sp.:
- a CDS encoding DUF2334 domain-containing protein, translating into MIYKFLIILLVFILISSISFCEDKKKVLIIYDVLTRIGEDYSLGKLLEKYLSHYNVEVGSVSSDIISNVEKYDLIIYLGLEEKFLKKSFLKEISKARKIIWIEANIYDYVKYIGCKDFKGEGKQLGFTSLIYKNKEIPFEPENSVYIIKPQKGKILSYISDGINKYPWVFNIDNLYYFGRLDFRDNTGIIFLDLLHEILEVKHKNSKKAMIILDDISPLTSAEFLEEKLKTYCCQGVPYLLVVHPTIKKDGKIFYLWDNEKLLSLLRKVEESGGFIIQGSFYENDYNSRINNDLNLLASCELYPVAFKMYDIPYKEKRVDAGKYFKIILDDSLILTKDLYTLIYPVNLGKYNPRDPKNKIEVFKKAKEFLAFRDIIIGISIPSYVSSEDIEELISNLKDLGYDFLDFSQEPYQVANENLIITNKNGKKWVVSKISPYSKTAIEKFFDRFIAYLKIFLIVVIISFLLIIILLINNKRKLYERELKK; encoded by the coding sequence GACTATTCTTTGGGAAAACTGTTGGAAAAGTATCTATCGCATTATAATGTGGAGGTGGGAAGTGTTTCTTCCGATATTATAAGTAACGTAGAGAAATATGATTTAATTATTTATTTGGGACTTGAGGAAAAATTTCTGAAGAAAAGTTTTTTAAAGGAAATTTCAAAAGCTAGAAAAATCATATGGATAGAAGCAAATATTTATGATTACGTAAAATATATTGGATGTAAGGATTTTAAAGGAGAAGGTAAGCAATTAGGATTTACAAGTTTAATATATAAAAATAAAGAAATTCCTTTTGAGCCAGAAAATTCCGTTTATATTATTAAACCTCAAAAAGGAAAAATTCTATCCTATATAAGCGATGGCATCAATAAATATCCTTGGGTATTTAATATAGATAATTTATATTACTTTGGTCGACTGGATTTCAGAGATAACACTGGTATTATCTTTCTTGATCTTCTCCATGAAATTCTAGAGGTTAAACATAAAAACTCTAAGAAAGCCATGATTATTCTTGACGATATAAGTCCTTTAACCTCAGCAGAATTTTTAGAAGAAAAATTAAAAACTTACTGTTGTCAAGGTGTTCCTTATCTTCTTGTGGTTCATCCTACAATAAAAAAAGATGGAAAGATCTTCTATTTATGGGATAATGAGAAATTGCTCTCGTTATTAAGAAAAGTTGAAGAGTCTGGAGGATTCATTATTCAGGGTTCATTTTATGAGAATGATTACAATTCTAGAATTAATAATGATTTAAACCTTTTAGCAAGTTGCGAATTATATCCTGTTGCTTTTAAGATGTATGATATTCCTTATAAAGAAAAGCGTGTAGATGCGGGTAAATATTTTAAAATAATATTAGATGATAGTTTAATTCTCACAAAAGATCTTTACACCTTAATATATCCTGTAAATTTAGGAAAATATAATCCAAGGGATCCTAAGAATAAAATAGAGGTTTTTAAAAAAGCAAAAGAATTTTTAGCTTTTAGAGATATAATTATCGGAATATCTATTCCTTCCTATGTTTCTTCTGAGGATATAGAGGAACTAATTTCCAATTTAAAAGATTTAGGATATGACTTTCTGGATTTTTCTCAGGAGCCTTATCAGGTGGCTAATGAAAACTTAATCATTACCAATAAAAATGGTAAAAAATGGGTTGTAAGTAAGATTTCACCATATAGTAAAACTGCTATTGAAAAATTTTTTGATAGATTTATAGCTTATTTGAAAATTTTTTTGATTGTTGTAATAATATCTTTTCTTTTAATAATTATCTTGTTGATAAATAATAAACGTAAACTCTATGAAAGAGAACTAAAGAAATGA
- a CDS encoding cellulose biosynthesis cyclic di-GMP-binding regulatory protein BcsB, translating to MRKKNFIFIIFILILTIFLPAFSFDRSRKINIYNIPILKEGVLLNLPLNKYSFWFFISKGVEVIDNCYLKLEYSYSETLITKLSMVTIYLNGYPIFSRNIVEPGKGFISLKIRIPKARIKQGYNEIIISTKQRSIEGICEDLDNDANWVLLHNTSMLHLETIDKSYKISYFPYPFLDFLKKDVCNFVFYLPKNFDTDEIEVLLYLANELATRERYKNLSYRVSFDNPYEKRGENQILIGKIDKWEFLKKQEFLKYLESGDGLIYMSYHDSLRLYISGDKRGIWKALEYITDEEQIKVAEDNPIIVKTSKDKKYDKENKQNVIRLVDLGFDNLVLSGAFYQGKSFLIKSPVGFEGIGKGSFLELYLSHSPVLEDRSVITVYINGIPVKSEKLDGRNVEKGRIKVYFPQEELDKKEWIVEIKVYHDLKNAPCDKRFEEVAWTKIDGNSLVYFVKDYKEEYPNLKNLFRGSANDIYIWLMNDVNLYELTLLATLVGKIGQNMGLRYNFKIILGDIIDETILSGKDIIFVGKFDDKRIEKIKNYLWIIPSKDKFTFKKDLDIYFDGFTTDVIFQAEKSPFKGVLYSIFYSEADSLIRLNNFLNKTENINKITGQITIITKLGNVYSEILASPEISYRIIFEISPLILYLIVLLAIIILSIILVIWNRKRI from the coding sequence ATGAGAAAGAAGAACTTTATCTTTATAATCTTTATTCTAATTTTAACTATTTTTCTGCCTGCATTTTCTTTTGATAGATCCAGAAAAATTAATATTTACAATATTCCTATACTTAAAGAGGGGGTTCTTCTAAATCTTCCCTTAAATAAATACTCCTTTTGGTTTTTTATATCAAAAGGAGTAGAAGTTATTGATAATTGTTATCTAAAATTGGAATATTCTTATTCTGAGACTCTAATTACAAAGTTATCAATGGTAACTATTTACTTGAATGGATATCCCATATTTTCGAGAAACATTGTAGAGCCAGGAAAAGGTTTTATCAGTTTAAAGATAAGAATTCCTAAAGCAAGAATTAAGCAAGGATATAATGAGATAATTATATCTACAAAACAAAGAAGTATAGAAGGGATATGTGAAGATTTAGATAACGATGCAAATTGGGTCCTTTTACATAATACTTCTATGTTGCATTTGGAGACTATTGATAAATCCTATAAGATTTCTTATTTCCCTTATCCCTTTTTAGATTTTTTAAAAAAAGATGTATGCAATTTTGTTTTTTATCTCCCTAAAAATTTTGATACTGATGAGATCGAAGTCTTATTATATTTAGCTAATGAGCTTGCCACAAGAGAGAGATATAAGAATTTATCTTATAGGGTATCTTTTGACAATCCCTATGAGAAAAGAGGAGAAAATCAGATACTAATTGGAAAAATTGATAAATGGGAATTCCTTAAAAAACAAGAATTTTTAAAATATTTAGAATCAGGAGATGGATTAATATATATGTCTTATCATGACAGCTTAAGACTATATATATCAGGAGATAAGAGAGGAATATGGAAAGCTTTAGAATATATAACTGATGAGGAACAAATAAAGGTCGCAGAGGATAATCCTATAATTGTTAAAACTTCAAAGGATAAAAAATATGATAAAGAGAATAAACAAAATGTAATAAGACTAGTAGATTTAGGATTTGATAACTTAGTTTTATCGGGAGCTTTTTACCAAGGAAAATCCTTTTTAATTAAATCTCCTGTTGGCTTTGAGGGGATTGGAAAAGGATCATTTTTAGAATTATATTTAAGTCATTCTCCCGTATTAGAGGATAGATCAGTAATCACTGTCTATATCAATGGCATTCCTGTAAAAAGTGAAAAATTAGATGGTAGAAATGTGGAAAAGGGAAGAATAAAAGTATATTTCCCTCAAGAAGAACTGGATAAAAAAGAATGGATTGTGGAGATAAAAGTGTATCATGATTTAAAAAATGCTCCTTGTGATAAGAGATTTGAGGAGGTTGCTTGGACTAAAATAGATGGAAATTCTTTAGTTTATTTTGTTAAAGACTATAAAGAGGAATATCCTAATCTGAAGAACTTATTTCGAGGAAGCGCTAATGATATTTATATCTGGTTAATGAATGATGTAAATCTTTATGAGCTCACTTTGTTAGCAACTCTCGTTGGAAAGATAGGTCAAAATATGGGATTAAGATATAATTTTAAGATTATATTAGGAGATATAATAGATGAAACTATACTTTCTGGAAAGGATATTATCTTTGTTGGAAAGTTTGATGATAAAAGAATAGAAAAAATAAAAAATTATCTTTGGATTATACCTTCAAAAGATAAATTTACATTTAAAAAAGATCTAGATATTTATTTTGATGGTTTTACTACAGATGTAATTTTTCAAGCAGAGAAGTCTCCTTTTAAGGGTGTTTTATATTCTATATTTTATTCTGAGGCAGATTCCTTGATAAGATTGAATAATTTTTTAAATAAAACTGAGAATATTAACAAAATAACAGGTCAAATAACTATTATAACAAAACTTGGTAATGTTTACTCTGAAATTTTAGCAAGTCCAGAGATTTCATATAGAATTATATTTGAAATTAGCCCATTAATTCTATATTTAATAGTTTTATTAGCTATCATTATATTAAGTATAATCTTAGTAATTTGGAATAGGAAAAGAATATAG
- a CDS encoding glycosyltransferase family 2 protein, whose amino-acid sequence MKVLTLWDYLFVISMGLVWLVLLYHIILTYFGYRYFLKSFSSEEEKEELPWYPKISVLIPAHNEEKVIGNTIDAIARSLYPKDKLEIIVINDSSQDKTGDILREKQRIYNNLKVLEIKPPLGAKGKSNALNHGLKISTGEYIAVYDADNTPERRAILNLVRFIISDPSLGAVVGKFRTRNKDKNILTKFINIETLSFQWLVQAARNYFLGLTTIPGTNFIIRKDLLEKIGGWNVHALTEDTELTIRIYQEGYKIKWVPSAITWEQEPEKLKVWIKQRTRWARGNISVISTYLKNIFFLKSKIAFDLIYFTYIYLVAFSSILISDLIFILGLLGIIKLNVGGPLLIIWILAYILFITETFISLSLEKGEGTLENLLLIALMYFTYCQLWLYVVLRAFYLAFRDRLTGKTMRWYKTERSVS is encoded by the coding sequence ATGAAAGTGTTAACCCTTTGGGATTATCTATTTGTCATCTCTATGGGCCTGGTATGGCTAGTTCTTCTTTATCATATCATATTAACTTATTTTGGTTACAGATACTTTTTAAAAAGTTTTTCTTCTGAAGAAGAAAAAGAAGAATTACCTTGGTATCCTAAGATATCAGTGCTTATTCCTGCCCATAATGAGGAAAAGGTTATAGGAAATACTATAGATGCAATAGCTCGTTCTCTTTATCCTAAGGATAAATTAGAGATTATAGTTATAAATGATAGCTCTCAAGATAAAACAGGAGATATTCTAAGAGAAAAGCAAAGAATATATAATAATCTGAAAGTCCTTGAAATAAAACCACCTCTTGGTGCTAAAGGGAAATCAAATGCCTTAAATCATGGATTAAAAATATCAACGGGAGAGTATATAGCGGTATATGATGCAGATAATACTCCAGAAAGAAGAGCAATACTTAATTTAGTTAGATTTATAATAAGCGATCCAAGTCTTGGAGCAGTGGTTGGAAAGTTTAGAACAAGGAATAAGGATAAAAATATTTTAACAAAATTTATAAACATAGAAACCTTGAGTTTCCAATGGCTCGTTCAAGCAGCAAGAAATTATTTTCTTGGTCTTACCACTATTCCTGGGACTAATTTTATTATTAGAAAAGATTTGCTAGAAAAAATTGGAGGATGGAATGTACATGCATTAACAGAGGATACAGAGTTGACTATAAGGATCTATCAGGAGGGATATAAAATTAAGTGGGTACCTTCAGCAATTACTTGGGAACAAGAACCCGAGAAACTAAAAGTCTGGATAAAGCAAAGAACTCGATGGGCAAGGGGAAATATTTCAGTAATTTCTACTTATCTAAAAAATATATTTTTCTTAAAAAGCAAAATTGCTTTTGATCTAATTTATTTCACTTATATTTATTTAGTTGCATTTTCTAGCATTTTAATCTCAGATCTTATTTTTATTTTGGGACTTTTAGGAATTATAAAGTTAAATGTAGGAGGTCCTTTATTAATAATTTGGATACTAGCTTATATTCTTTTTATTACAGAAACTTTTATATCCTTAAGTTTAGAAAAAGGGGAGGGAACTTTAGAAAATTTACTTCTTATTGCTTTAATGTATTTTACCTACTGTCAGCTATGGTTATATGTAGTTTTAAGAGCCTTCTATCTTGCTTTTAGGGATAGGTTAACAGGGAAAACAATGAGATGGTATAAAACTGAAAGGAGTGTATCATGA